In a genomic window of Phyllostomus discolor isolate MPI-MPIP mPhyDis1 chromosome 5, mPhyDis1.pri.v3, whole genome shotgun sequence:
- the GABRD gene encoding gamma-aminobutyric acid receptor subunit delta: protein MNALAWLLPPLLLLCAQQPRGTRAMNDIGDYVGSNLEISWLPNLDGLIEGYARNFRPGIGGPPVNVALAIEVASIDHISEVNMEYTMTVFLHQSWRDGRLSYNHTNETLGLDSRFVDKLWLPDTFIVNAKSAWFHDVTVENKLIRLQPDGVILYSIRITSTVACDMDLAKYPLDEQECALHLESYGYSSEDIIYYWSENQEQIHGLDKLQLAQFTITHYRFSTELMNFKSAGQFPRLSLYFQLRRNRGVYIIQSYMPSVLLVAMSWVSFWISQAAVPARVSLGITTVLTMTTLMVSARSSLPRASAIKALDVYFWICYVFVFAALVEYAFAHFNADYRKKQKAKVKVMEQRAEMDVRSAIVLFSLSAAGVSQELAASHRPSRAPRNLLGSYRSVEVETGEPRKQGAARAGARGGLRALLKPIDADTIDMYARAVFPAAFAAVNVVYWAAYTM, encoded by the exons ATGAACGCGctggcctggctgctgccccCGCTCCTCCTGCTCTGCGCGCAGCAGCCCCGCGGCACCAG AGCGATGAACGACATCGGGGACTACGTGGGCTCCAACCTGGAGATCTCCTGGCTCCCCAACCTGGACGGCCTGATCGAGGGCTACGCCCGGAACTTCCGGCCGGGCATTGGAG GCCCCCCCGTGAACGTGGCACTGGCCATCGAGGTGGCCAGCATCGACCACATATCCGAAGTGAACATG GAGTACACCATGACGGTGTTCCTGCACCAGAGCTGGCGCGACGGCCGGCTGTCCTACAACCACACCAACGAGACGCTGGGCCTGGACAGCCGCTTCGTGGACAAGCTCTGGCTCCCGGACACCTTCATTGTGAACGCCAAGTCCGCCTGGTTCCACGACGTGACCGTGGAGAACAAGCTCATCCGGCTGCAGCCGGACGGCGTGATCCTGTACAGTATCCG AATCACCTCCACGGTGGCCTGTGACATGGACCTGGCCAAGTACCCCCTGGACGAGCAGGAGTGCGCGCTGCACCTGGAGAGCT ACGGCTACTCGTCCGAGGACATCATCTACTACTGGTCGGAAAACCAGGAGCAGATCCACGGGCTGGACAAGCTGCAGCTGGCCCAGTTCACCATCACCCACTACCGCTTCTCCACGGAGCTGATGAACTTCAAGTCAG CCGGCCAGTTCCCGCGGCTCAGCCTGTACTTCCAGCTGCGGAGGAACCGGGGCGTCTACATCATCCAGTCCTACATGCCCTCCGTGCTGCTGGTCGCCATGTCCTGGGTCTCCTTCTGGATCAGCCAGGCCGCCGTGCCCGCCAGAGTGTCTCTAG GCATCACCACGGTGCTCACCATGACCACGCTGATGGTCAGCGCCCGCTCCTCCCTGCCCCGGGCGTCGGCCATCAAGGCGCTGGACGTGTACTTCTGGATCTGCTACGTGTTCGTGTTCGCCGCGCTGGTGGAGTACGCCTTCGCCCACTTCAACGCGGACTACCGGAAGAAGCagaaggccaaggtcaaggtcaTGGAGCAGAGGGCGGAG aTGGACGTGAGGAGCGCCATCGTCCTCTTCTCCCTCTCGGCCGCCGGCGTCTCCCAGGAGCTGGCGGCCTCCCACCGGCCGAGCCGCGCGCCCCGGAACCTCCTGGGCTCCTACAGGTCGGTGGAGGTGGAGACGGGGGAGCCCCGCAAGCAGGGGGCAGCCCGCGCGGGGGCCCGGGGAGGCCTCCGCGCGCTTCTCAAGCCCATCGACGCGGACACCATCGACATGTACGCCCGCGCCGTGTTCCCCGCGGCCTTCGCCGCCGTCAACGTGGTCTACTGGGCGGCCTACACCATGTGA